One window from the genome of Elaeis guineensis isolate ETL-2024a chromosome 5, EG11, whole genome shotgun sequence encodes:
- the LOC105032807 gene encoding calmodulin-binding protein 60 B isoform X2, with product MDLKRACPEEREDDGGSLVKDAKRRRTFLNSMREVMGANYIQRHLSKLEPFLRKVVQEEVQDALYRYVLLAPRLPLNQIPATASRRYQLHFKTSVPETLFTGSRIEAEGRKPVEIVIIDSESNKIITSGPLSAIKIEILVLDGDFGADGKLEWTEKEFGDNIVREREGKRPLLTGDLTITLSSGVGHLGDVTFTDNSSWIRSRRFRLGVRVSPSRCTAARVQEAISRAFLVKDHRGELYKKHHPPFLGDDVWRLEKIGKDGVFHKKLADNGINTVQDFLRNLVMDQDRLRSFLGSGMSNKMWDATIEHAWEFVPDDKIYSYCNGQGIVLLFDSVYRPIGAILHHNLYQLDELPATHKAVVNKLKQDAYRFPNHILEHREQLLDNRTRLLPTIDAATVPEASMLNQQIPNLPATNQDQPADQVGLLQPPSPPGNEFFEDPSPFTSGQFTHMFQRLDSLPPNVRDFCDMPCGNFQISGSAGPGITSEHMMGYAREVGMLSSSPSPLLWDQSNNLSIQTSSGETSRSCAAQMATVGSPILSSKWIKVIAALKWLAISRRSARRAKTLDINYQAATLGTWIDARGRGW from the exons ATGGATCTGAAGAGGGCCTGTCCGGAGGAAAGGGAGGACGACGGAGGATCTCTTGTTAAGGATGCAAAGCGACGGCGAACATTTCTTAA TTCAATGAGGGAAGTAATGGGGGCAAATTATATACAGCGGCATTTGTCAAAGCTGGAGCCTTTTCTTCGCAAAGTG GTGCAAGAAGAGGTGCAAGATGCTCTGTACCGATATGTACTCTTAGCTCCAAG ACTGCCCCTAAACCAGATCCCGGCCACTGCCAGCCGGCGATATCAGCTGCATTTCAAAACTAGTGTGCCTGAGACACTGTTCACAGGAAGCAGAATAGAAGCTGAAGGCAGAAAGCCTGTTGAAATTGTCATCATCGATTCTGAATCAAACAAGATTATAACATCTGGCCCACTATCTGCAATCAAGATTGAAATTCTTGTTCTTGATGGTGATTTTGGTGCTGATGGGAAACTTGAATGGACCGAAAAGGAGTTTGGTGACAATATAGTACGTGAAAGGGAGGGTAAAAGACCATTACTGACAGGGGACCTGACAATTACTCTGAGCAGTGGAGTTGGTCATCTTGGTGATGTCACTTTCACTGACAACTCCAGTTGGATAAGAAGCCGAAGGTTCAGGCTTGGTGTGAGGGTTTCTCCAAGCAGATGCACTGCAGCAAGAGTTCAAGAAGCAATAAGTAGAGCTTTTTTGGTGAAGGATCACCGTGGAGAAT TGTATAAAAAGCATCATCCTCCTTTTCTTGGGGATGATGTGTGGCGTCTGGAGAAGATAGGTAAAGATGGTGTTTTCCATAAAAAGCTTGCTGACAATGGGATCAACACTGTCCAAGACTTCTTGAGGAACTTGGTTATGGATCAAGACAGACTACGTAGT TTCCTTGGAAGTGGGATGTCAAACAAGATGTGGGATGCAACAATTGAACATGCTTGGGAATTCGTTCCAGATGACAAGATTTACTCGTACTGCAATGGACAGGGAATTGTGCTTCTGTTTGACTCTGTGTATCGGCCTATAGGGGCAATTCTTCACCATAATTTATACCAGTTAGATGAACTTCCTGCAACTCATAAA GCCGTGGTGAACAAATTAAAACAAGATGCATATAGATTTCCAAACCATATACTCGAGCATCGTGAACAACTGCTTGACAATCGAACCAGACTGTTACCTACCATCGATGCTGCGACCGTTCCAGAAGCAAGCATGTTGAACCAACAGATTCCCAACCTCCCTGCCACAAATCAAG ATCAACCTGCCGATCAAGTGGGCCTTCTGCAACCCCCTAGCCCACCAGGAAATGAATTCTTTGAAGATCCATCCCCATTTACTTCTGGGCAATTTACTCATATGTTTCAACGGCTTGACTCCTTGCCACCAAACGTGAGGGATTTCTGCGATATGCCATGTGGCAATTTCCAGATAAGTGGATCAGCTGGGCCTGGCATAACAAGCGAGCACATGATGGGATATGCTCGGGAGGTCGGTATGTTGAGCTCTTCGCCCAGTCCCTTGCTTTGGGATCAGAGTAATAATCTCTCAATTCAGACATCAAGTGGCGAAACAAGTAGAAGCTGTGCAGCTCAGATGGCTACTGTTGGTTCTCCCATTTTATCAAGCAAATGGATTAAGGTAATAGCAGCTCTGAAATGGTTAGCAATTTCCAGGCGCAGTGCCAGAAGGGCAAAGACTCTGGATATCAATTACCAAGCAGCAACTTTAGGCACGTGGATTGATGCGCGTGGAAGAGGCTGGTGA
- the LOC105032807 gene encoding calmodulin-binding protein 60 B isoform X1, translated as MDLKRACPEEREDDGGSLVKDAKRRRTFLNSSMREVMGANYIQRHLSKLEPFLRKVVQEEVQDALYRYVLLAPRLPLNQIPATASRRYQLHFKTSVPETLFTGSRIEAEGRKPVEIVIIDSESNKIITSGPLSAIKIEILVLDGDFGADGKLEWTEKEFGDNIVREREGKRPLLTGDLTITLSSGVGHLGDVTFTDNSSWIRSRRFRLGVRVSPSRCTAARVQEAISRAFLVKDHRGELYKKHHPPFLGDDVWRLEKIGKDGVFHKKLADNGINTVQDFLRNLVMDQDRLRSFLGSGMSNKMWDATIEHAWEFVPDDKIYSYCNGQGIVLLFDSVYRPIGAILHHNLYQLDELPATHKAVVNKLKQDAYRFPNHILEHREQLLDNRTRLLPTIDAATVPEASMLNQQIPNLPATNQDQPADQVGLLQPPSPPGNEFFEDPSPFTSGQFTHMFQRLDSLPPNVRDFCDMPCGNFQISGSAGPGITSEHMMGYAREVGMLSSSPSPLLWDQSNNLSIQTSSGETSRSCAAQMATVGSPILSSKWIKVIAALKWLAISRRSARRAKTLDINYQAATLGTWIDARGRGW; from the exons ATGGATCTGAAGAGGGCCTGTCCGGAGGAAAGGGAGGACGACGGAGGATCTCTTGTTAAGGATGCAAAGCGACGGCGAACATTTCTTAA CAGTTCAATGAGGGAAGTAATGGGGGCAAATTATATACAGCGGCATTTGTCAAAGCTGGAGCCTTTTCTTCGCAAAGTG GTGCAAGAAGAGGTGCAAGATGCTCTGTACCGATATGTACTCTTAGCTCCAAG ACTGCCCCTAAACCAGATCCCGGCCACTGCCAGCCGGCGATATCAGCTGCATTTCAAAACTAGTGTGCCTGAGACACTGTTCACAGGAAGCAGAATAGAAGCTGAAGGCAGAAAGCCTGTTGAAATTGTCATCATCGATTCTGAATCAAACAAGATTATAACATCTGGCCCACTATCTGCAATCAAGATTGAAATTCTTGTTCTTGATGGTGATTTTGGTGCTGATGGGAAACTTGAATGGACCGAAAAGGAGTTTGGTGACAATATAGTACGTGAAAGGGAGGGTAAAAGACCATTACTGACAGGGGACCTGACAATTACTCTGAGCAGTGGAGTTGGTCATCTTGGTGATGTCACTTTCACTGACAACTCCAGTTGGATAAGAAGCCGAAGGTTCAGGCTTGGTGTGAGGGTTTCTCCAAGCAGATGCACTGCAGCAAGAGTTCAAGAAGCAATAAGTAGAGCTTTTTTGGTGAAGGATCACCGTGGAGAAT TGTATAAAAAGCATCATCCTCCTTTTCTTGGGGATGATGTGTGGCGTCTGGAGAAGATAGGTAAAGATGGTGTTTTCCATAAAAAGCTTGCTGACAATGGGATCAACACTGTCCAAGACTTCTTGAGGAACTTGGTTATGGATCAAGACAGACTACGTAGT TTCCTTGGAAGTGGGATGTCAAACAAGATGTGGGATGCAACAATTGAACATGCTTGGGAATTCGTTCCAGATGACAAGATTTACTCGTACTGCAATGGACAGGGAATTGTGCTTCTGTTTGACTCTGTGTATCGGCCTATAGGGGCAATTCTTCACCATAATTTATACCAGTTAGATGAACTTCCTGCAACTCATAAA GCCGTGGTGAACAAATTAAAACAAGATGCATATAGATTTCCAAACCATATACTCGAGCATCGTGAACAACTGCTTGACAATCGAACCAGACTGTTACCTACCATCGATGCTGCGACCGTTCCAGAAGCAAGCATGTTGAACCAACAGATTCCCAACCTCCCTGCCACAAATCAAG ATCAACCTGCCGATCAAGTGGGCCTTCTGCAACCCCCTAGCCCACCAGGAAATGAATTCTTTGAAGATCCATCCCCATTTACTTCTGGGCAATTTACTCATATGTTTCAACGGCTTGACTCCTTGCCACCAAACGTGAGGGATTTCTGCGATATGCCATGTGGCAATTTCCAGATAAGTGGATCAGCTGGGCCTGGCATAACAAGCGAGCACATGATGGGATATGCTCGGGAGGTCGGTATGTTGAGCTCTTCGCCCAGTCCCTTGCTTTGGGATCAGAGTAATAATCTCTCAATTCAGACATCAAGTGGCGAAACAAGTAGAAGCTGTGCAGCTCAGATGGCTACTGTTGGTTCTCCCATTTTATCAAGCAAATGGATTAAGGTAATAGCAGCTCTGAAATGGTTAGCAATTTCCAGGCGCAGTGCCAGAAGGGCAAAGACTCTGGATATCAATTACCAAGCAGCAACTTTAGGCACGTGGATTGATGCGCGTGGAAGAGGCTGGTGA
- the LOC105032822 gene encoding uncharacterized protein, whose translation MANMQALSHKTHLSTNVSNGLALLLVALSVICGLFSFVLCLAAEGSRTEATWYIMSDQGHGSAASLCTYDASGRRPLAFAVGAFLSLVVAMFAEHAYLLVVITSRPPPASAPQTPPLEIADVQCRLRTHKLWARNLYLMAWICFAIAEALLLIAMAVESSHLCQWAKPRSSCRVIRPGLFAAAGVFGSLTVLLGIALYVTASSTQKLRQTLQGMLMAFPSAPPLPI comes from the exons ATGGCCAACATGCAGGCTTTGTCCCACAAGACCCACCTGAGCACGAACGTAAGCAACGGGCTGGCCCTGTTACTCGTGGCTCTATCAGTGATCTGTGGCCTCTTCAGCTTTGTTTTATGCCTCGCCGCCGAAGGTTCGAGGACTGAG GCCACCTGGTATATCATGAGCGACCAGGGTCATGGCAGCGCTGCATCTCTGTGCACCTACGACGCCAGCGGCCGGAGACCACTGGCGTTTGCTGTGGGTGCATTCCTGTCGCTTGTGGTGGCCATGTTCGCAGAACATGCCTACTTGTTGGTTGTCATCACTAGTCGACCGCCGCCGGCATCAGCACCCCAGACACCACCGCTGGAAATAGCAGATGTTCAATGCCGGTTACGAACTCATAAATTGTGGGCCCGTAATCTTTATCTCATGGCATG GATCTGTTTTGCCATCGCTGAGGCGCTTTTGCTGATTGCTATGGCCGTGGAATCAAGTCATCTATGCCAATGGGCAAAGCCAAGGTCCAGCTGCCGTGTAATTCGACCAGGGTTATTTGCAGCAGCCGGAGTTTTTGGATCGCTAACGGTCCTCCTGGGAATCGCCCTGTATGTAACCGCCTCGAGCACACAAAAGTTACGCCAAACACTGCAAGGCATGCTCATGGCATTCCCCAGTGCACCACCGCTACCTATATGA